A section of the Vicinamibacterales bacterium genome encodes:
- a CDS encoding class I SAM-dependent methyltransferase, with protein sequence MDVSPEMILHLNRRIRDLSLDNVRTILSPPDDPLLPAASVDLVFICDTWHHIDQRPHYLALLRKVLRSGGQIAIVDYQKQDTPGGPPMDMRLSREDVQKEFEQGGFRMVKEHSFLPYQYFVVFAPAPKPK encoded by the coding sequence ATCGACGTCAGCCCGGAGATGATCCTGCACCTCAATCGCCGAATCAGGGACCTGAGCCTCGACAACGTCCGGACGATCCTCTCCCCGCCGGACGATCCCCTGCTGCCGGCCGCGTCGGTGGACCTCGTATTCATCTGCGACACCTGGCACCACATCGATCAGCGCCCGCACTATTTGGCGCTCCTCCGCAAGGTCCTCAGGTCCGGCGGTCAGATAGCCATCGTCGACTACCAGAAGCAGGACACACCGGGCGGCCCGCCGATGGACATGCGCCTCTCACGCGAGGACGTGCAAAAGGAGTTCGAGCAGGGCGGCTTCCGCATGGTCAAGGAGCATTCGTTCCTGCCGTATCAGTACTTCGTGGTGTTCGCGCCAGCGCCGAAACCGAAGTAA
- a CDS encoding lytic transglycosylase domain-containing protein: protein MQARSLRTARVASVLLGVCQFIIGLLAAAPSLAAEPPGNAPPAVVASPSSPVPYAAIIDKAAARLGVDPRLVRAVIQVESGFQATALSPQGAMGLMQLMPGTVKRYAVVDPFDPRANVEAGIRHLKSLLDRFDLSLALAAYHAGETAVDRFGGMPPYRETRTYVSQVLRLMSGSTPD, encoded by the coding sequence ATGCAGGCTCGCTCGCTGCGTACAGCGCGGGTGGCCTCGGTGCTGCTCGGCGTCTGTCAGTTCATCATCGGCCTTCTCGCGGCAGCGCCATCGCTTGCCGCCGAGCCGCCCGGCAACGCGCCGCCTGCGGTCGTCGCGTCACCGTCAAGCCCGGTGCCCTACGCGGCGATCATCGACAAGGCGGCCGCCCGCCTGGGCGTTGACCCCAGGCTGGTGCGCGCGGTGATCCAGGTGGAATCCGGATTCCAGGCTACCGCGCTCTCACCGCAGGGCGCGATGGGCCTCATGCAGTTGATGCCCGGCACCGTGAAGCGCTACGCGGTCGTCGATCCGTTCGACCCGCGCGCCAACGTCGAGGCGGGGATCAGGCATCTCAAGTCGCTGCTCGATCGGTTCGATCTCTCACTGGCTCTCGCCGCGTATCACGCGGGAGAAACGGCGGTCGATCGCTTCGGCGGCATGCCCCCGTATCGCGAAACCCGCACCTACGTCAGCCAGGTCCTCCGATTGATGAGCGGTTCGACGCCAGACTGA
- a CDS encoding PAS domain S-box protein gives MDDVRSDQTLRALLDLAPVTIARFDPGGRFLYANRACAALLGLETGQIVGRTIRELIAPASVATVWEQHVVRVMDTGSTIDVEVVVSHEPRRIYRTHFVPEQGADGRPIAVLAYATDVTERKAADEAVRLSEEKFAKAFHATPDAININRLSDGLFVDINPGFQALTGYARDEVIGRTSADVNIWADPADRDRLVAHLARDGQMNDLKAPFRLRSGTVRVGIMSARVITLDGEPHIISVTRDIHDREQAEETLRQQVEELAALAALGQAVNATLSLDQTIVAALDGMCRAVNPDVAFFFLREDDGLVLKHVMPGSSRARLGTIPDHRVGECMCGLAVKEKRSLYSADIFGDPRCTWEECKRAGMRSFAALPLINGDDVIGIVGLASDTSRDFEGRARFLETMTGQISVALANARLYDEVHRELADRQRAEAEQGRLQAQLLQAQKMESVGRLAGGVAHDFNNMLSVILGHAELAADTTGSEAINEHLEQILSAGRRSADLTRQLLAFARKQAISPRVLDLNDTMSGMLKMLQRLIGEEIALVWRPGPSLWPVVIDPSQVDQILANLVVNARDAMDGVGTLAIETANTVIDEAYGADPVECSPGEHVLLAVSDTGAGMTREVLDHIFEPFFTTKASGEGTGLGLSTVYGIVRQNNGFINAYSEPGAGTTMKIWLPRAATAAALDRSGATAVTPTGTETILLVEDEDAVLELGRSMLTRLGYRVLAARSPLQAVQLIAELGGSIDLLISDVVMPEMNGRELAARLTLSLPSLRCLFVSGYTGDIISHRGVLDGSVHFLQKPFSLPALAQAVRRALGD, from the coding sequence ATGGATGATGTGCGGTCTGACCAGACGCTGCGCGCACTGCTCGACCTCGCCCCGGTGACAATCGCACGATTCGATCCCGGCGGGCGTTTCCTCTACGCCAACCGGGCCTGCGCGGCGCTCCTGGGCCTCGAGACCGGCCAGATCGTCGGGAGGACCATTCGCGAGCTCATCGCGCCGGCGTCGGTGGCGACCGTCTGGGAGCAGCACGTCGTACGCGTCATGGACACTGGGAGCACGATCGATGTCGAAGTCGTGGTTTCCCACGAGCCACGGCGAATCTATCGCACCCACTTCGTGCCTGAGCAAGGGGCCGATGGCCGACCGATCGCGGTGTTGGCGTACGCGACGGACGTCACGGAACGCAAGGCCGCCGACGAAGCCGTGCGGTTGTCGGAAGAGAAGTTCGCGAAGGCGTTCCACGCGACCCCGGATGCCATCAACATCAACCGGCTGTCCGACGGCTTGTTCGTCGACATCAACCCGGGCTTCCAGGCGCTGACCGGATATGCCAGGGATGAGGTGATCGGGCGGACGTCTGCTGACGTCAATATCTGGGCCGACCCGGCTGACCGCGATCGGCTCGTGGCGCACCTGGCGCGTGACGGCCAGATGAACGACCTGAAGGCGCCATTCCGCCTGCGGAGTGGCACCGTCCGCGTGGGAATCATGTCGGCCCGCGTGATCACGCTCGACGGCGAACCGCACATCATCTCCGTGACGCGCGACATTCACGATCGTGAGCAAGCTGAAGAGACGCTGCGCCAGCAGGTCGAGGAACTGGCGGCGCTGGCCGCGCTGGGACAGGCGGTCAACGCCACGCTGTCCCTCGACCAGACCATCGTGGCCGCGCTCGACGGCATGTGCCGCGCTGTGAACCCGGACGTCGCGTTCTTCTTCCTGCGAGAGGATGACGGTCTCGTCCTGAAGCACGTGATGCCGGGATCGTCCCGCGCGCGTTTGGGCACGATTCCCGACCATCGTGTCGGCGAGTGCATGTGCGGGCTGGCGGTGAAGGAGAAGCGGTCGCTCTACTCGGCAGACATCTTCGGCGACCCGCGATGTACGTGGGAGGAGTGCAAGCGGGCCGGGATGCGTTCATTCGCGGCGCTGCCGCTGATCAACGGCGACGACGTCATCGGTATCGTGGGACTGGCGTCGGACACCTCACGCGACTTCGAGGGCCGGGCGCGGTTTCTCGAGACGATGACCGGTCAGATCTCGGTCGCGCTCGCCAACGCCCGGCTGTACGACGAGGTGCACCGCGAGCTTGCCGATCGCCAGCGCGCCGAGGCCGAGCAGGGCCGGCTGCAGGCGCAGTTGCTCCAGGCACAGAAGATGGAATCGGTGGGGCGTCTGGCCGGCGGCGTTGCCCACGATTTCAACAACATGCTCAGCGTCATCCTGGGCCACGCCGAACTCGCCGCCGACACGACGGGATCAGAGGCCATCAACGAACATCTCGAGCAGATCCTGTCGGCTGGCCGCCGCTCGGCTGACCTGACGCGTCAACTCCTCGCCTTCGCCCGCAAGCAGGCCATCAGTCCAAGGGTCCTCGATCTCAACGACACCATGTCGGGCATGCTGAAGATGCTCCAGCGCCTGATCGGCGAGGAAATCGCACTCGTCTGGAGGCCCGGGCCGAGTCTCTGGCCAGTGGTGATCGATCCGTCCCAGGTCGATCAGATCCTCGCAAACCTCGTCGTCAACGCGCGCGACGCGATGGACGGCGTGGGCACGCTGGCCATTGAGACCGCCAACACGGTCATCGACGAGGCGTACGGCGCAGACCCTGTCGAGTGCAGCCCCGGCGAGCACGTGCTGCTGGCTGTGAGCGACACCGGCGCAGGCATGACGCGCGAAGTGCTCGACCACATCTTCGAACCGTTCTTCACGACGAAGGCGTCCGGGGAGGGCACCGGCCTGGGATTGTCCACCGTGTACGGGATCGTGAGGCAGAACAACGGGTTCATCAACGCCTACAGCGAGCCCGGGGCCGGTACGACCATGAAGATCTGGCTGCCGCGCGCCGCGACGGCCGCAGCGCTCGATCGATCGGGCGCGACGGCGGTCACGCCGACGGGCACGGAGACGATTCTGCTCGTCGAGGACGAAGACGCGGTGCTCGAATTGGGCCGCTCGATGCTGACGCGGCTCGGCTACCGTGTGCTGGCCGCCCGTTCGCCGCTGCAGGCCGTCCAACTGATCGCCGAGCTCGGTGGGTCGATTGATCTGCTCATCAGCGACGTGGTGATGCCGGAGATGAACGGCCGCGAACTGGCGGCGCGCCTGACGCTGAGCCTGCCGTCGCTGCGGTGCCTCTTCGTGTCCGGCTATACCGGCGACATCATCTCGCACCGTGGCGTACTCGACGGAAGCGTGCATTTCCTGCAGAAACCGTTCTCGCTCCCGGCGCTCGCGCAGGCCGTCCGCCGCGCCTTGGGCGACTAG
- a CDS encoding M20/M25/M40 family metallo-hydrolase, with protein MALQDRFGTSMDTERMVAQFMDMVRVDSESGDESRFMAWLLPRLEEIGARAHLDAYGNLIAKLQARKSEADPILLSCHGDTVKPGKGIEPVLSDGVIRSSGQTILGSDDKAGIAEMLEALRIAPKRPPIEIAISRQEEVGLIGVKNLDFSQISATRGFLLDNDTLDTIITGGPSYFAIDVTIKGKAAHAGMEPEKGINAIQAAAKAIAALRIGRLDHETTANVGIIHGGMIRNGVPGSCTFAAECRSLTHDKGQAVADEMVRAIRREVESVGAEVTVEVNNLCQASFIADDAWTVRTAQQALATLGIQAKPALVCGFTDASIYNNHGIEMGVVGIGARLEHSLDEHIHVEDMERAVAMLVEILRLSA; from the coding sequence ATGGCGCTACAGGACCGCTTTGGTACGTCGATGGACACGGAACGGATGGTCGCGCAGTTCATGGACATGGTGCGCGTCGACAGTGAATCGGGCGACGAATCGCGCTTCATGGCGTGGCTGCTGCCGCGGCTCGAGGAGATCGGCGCCCGTGCGCACCTCGACGCGTACGGCAACCTCATCGCGAAGCTGCAGGCGAGGAAGAGCGAGGCTGACCCCATCCTCCTGTCGTGTCATGGAGACACGGTGAAACCCGGCAAGGGGATCGAACCGGTGCTCTCCGACGGCGTGATCCGTTCGAGCGGCCAGACGATCCTCGGATCGGATGACAAGGCGGGCATCGCCGAGATGCTCGAAGCGCTGCGCATCGCGCCCAAGCGGCCGCCCATCGAGATCGCGATCTCTCGGCAGGAGGAGGTCGGTCTCATCGGCGTCAAGAACCTGGACTTCAGCCAGATCAGCGCAACGCGCGGATTCCTGCTCGACAACGACACGCTCGACACCATCATCACGGGCGGGCCGTCGTACTTCGCCATCGACGTCACCATCAAGGGCAAGGCTGCGCACGCGGGCATGGAGCCGGAGAAGGGCATCAACGCGATCCAGGCCGCCGCGAAGGCAATCGCTGCGCTCAGGATCGGCCGTCTCGATCACGAAACGACGGCCAACGTGGGCATCATCCACGGCGGGATGATCCGCAACGGCGTGCCCGGTTCATGCACCTTCGCCGCCGAGTGCCGCAGCCTCACACATGACAAGGGCCAGGCCGTGGCCGACGAGATGGTGCGCGCCATCCGCCGTGAAGTCGAGAGCGTCGGTGCCGAGGTCACGGTCGAAGTCAACAACCTCTGTCAGGCATCGTTCATCGCGGACGATGCGTGGACGGTGCGGACGGCGCAGCAGGCCCTGGCCACGCTCGGTATCCAAGCGAAGCCGGCGCTCGTGTGCGGATTCACCGATGCGTCGATCTACAACAACCACGGCATCGAAATGGGCGTCGTGGGTATCGGCGCGCGCCTCGAGCACTCGCTCGACGAGCACATCCACGTCGAGGACATGGAGCGGGCCGTCGCGATGCTGGTGGAGATCCTCCGCCTCAGTGCCTGA
- the rsmH gene encoding 16S rRNA (cytosine(1402)-N(4))-methyltransferase RsmH: MTDESSTPHRRRPRYRGTHPRRFHEKYKELSPEKYPETVARVRASGKTPAGAHVAVLVDEVLQALAPKAGETAVDCTLGYGGHARAILARLAPGGKLLGLDVDPVELPRTEARMRALGHGPEAFVTRRSNFAGLPQVLAAEGLAGAHAVLADLGVSSMQLDTPDRGFSVKAAGPLDMRMNPARGLSASELLQRTSRDRLAALLLEGADEPHADTLADALAGRLIEQTTTLADAIRRALPQVSDEARENSVRRVFQALRIAVNDEFSALDTLLRHLPQCLLENGRVAIITFHSGEDRRVKKAFQAGLRGGWYTAIADEPARPSPEECRANPRATAAKLRWARRAGG, encoded by the coding sequence GTGACGGACGAATCCTCCACGCCTCATCGGCGTCGCCCACGGTACCGCGGCACCCATCCGCGCCGGTTCCACGAGAAGTACAAGGAACTGTCCCCCGAGAAATATCCGGAGACGGTGGCCAGGGTGCGTGCCTCGGGGAAGACACCGGCCGGCGCGCACGTGGCCGTGCTCGTCGACGAGGTGCTGCAGGCGCTCGCGCCGAAGGCCGGCGAGACGGCCGTCGACTGCACGCTCGGGTACGGCGGCCACGCCCGGGCGATCCTCGCGCGGCTTGCACCTGGCGGGAAGCTGCTGGGCCTCGATGTGGACCCGGTGGAATTGCCGCGGACCGAAGCGCGGATGCGTGCCCTTGGCCACGGCCCCGAGGCGTTCGTCACGCGGCGCTCGAACTTCGCTGGCCTGCCGCAGGTCCTCGCCGCAGAAGGCCTGGCGGGGGCGCACGCCGTCCTGGCCGACCTTGGCGTGTCGTCGATGCAACTCGACACACCGGACCGCGGATTCTCCGTGAAGGCGGCCGGGCCGCTCGATATGCGCATGAATCCTGCGCGTGGCCTATCGGCCTCCGAGCTGCTGCAGCGGACGAGCCGCGATCGACTGGCAGCCCTGCTCCTGGAGGGCGCCGACGAACCGCATGCCGACACGTTGGCCGACGCGCTGGCCGGTCGGCTCATCGAGCAGACGACGACGCTGGCCGACGCCATTCGCCGGGCGCTGCCGCAGGTCTCCGACGAGGCGCGCGAAAACAGTGTGCGCCGGGTCTTCCAGGCGCTGCGCATCGCGGTGAACGACGAGTTCAGTGCGCTCGACACGCTCCTCCGTCACCTGCCACAGTGCCTTCTCGAAAACGGGCGCGTGGCCATCATCACGTTTCACTCGGGCGAAGACCGGCGCGTGAAGAAGGCGTTCCAGGCAGGTCTGCGGGGAGGTTGGTACACGGCCATCGCCGACGAGCCGGCGCGTCCGAGCCCCGAGGAGTGCCGGGCGAACCCGCGTGCGACCGCCGCCAAGCTGCGGTGGGCCAGACGGGCGGGTGGGTAG
- a CDS encoding class I SAM-dependent methyltransferase, whose amino-acid sequence MIERWSVGDAGAGMDEEMLVRLAGEIERHPWWQARARLTLALLDRAFVMPPADVLDAGCGWGVTLAALERRRFSATGLDVSTRALERLDQRARRLILADLTKKPPQNHPRFDAVLALDVIEHIDDDRSAVANVAALAKIGGLVVLSVPALQELFSEFDEVQGHRRRYDETMLRRACEGTGLEVQEMLWWGRTFVPLLRWQRRRRKGHVGERPDAIYERYVRAPRPPLSWAFAAIAKAETKLTLSGRARSGTSLFALARRTA is encoded by the coding sequence ATGATCGAGCGCTGGTCGGTCGGTGATGCAGGCGCAGGCATGGACGAGGAGATGCTCGTCCGCCTCGCCGGCGAGATCGAGCGACATCCCTGGTGGCAGGCGCGCGCGCGGCTCACCCTCGCCTTGCTGGACCGTGCGTTCGTGATGCCGCCGGCCGACGTCCTGGACGCCGGATGTGGATGGGGTGTCACGCTGGCTGCTTTGGAGCGTCGTCGGTTCAGCGCGACGGGCCTCGACGTCTCGACCCGGGCACTCGAACGTCTCGACCAACGGGCGCGCCGCCTGATTCTGGCGGACCTCACGAAGAAGCCGCCGCAGAATCACCCCAGGTTCGATGCCGTGCTTGCGCTCGACGTCATCGAACACATCGATGATGACCGGTCGGCCGTTGCCAACGTGGCGGCCCTGGCGAAGATCGGCGGCCTGGTCGTGCTGAGCGTTCCTGCACTCCAGGAACTGTTCTCGGAATTCGACGAGGTGCAGGGGCATCGGAGACGGTACGACGAGACAATGCTGCGCCGCGCATGCGAAGGCACCGGGCTGGAAGTCCAAGAGATGCTCTGGTGGGGGCGGACGTTCGTCCCGCTCCTGCGGTGGCAGCGGAGGCGTCGCAAGGGTCACGTTGGTGAGCGTCCGGATGCCATCTACGAGCGTTACGTCAGAGCGCCACGACCTCCACTTTCGTGGGCGTTCGCTGCGATCGCAAAGGCCGAGACCAAGCTGACCCTTAGCGGGCGCGCGAGAAGCGGTACGTCGCTCTTTGCACTCGCTCGCCGGACGGCGTAA
- a CDS encoding glycosyltransferase family 2 protein, with protein MSERDRAEVDVVIPVFNESENLAELYRRLTAVLTVSSTSHEIIFVNDGSTDGSGATLDGLHESDPRVTVVHLSRNFGHQPAICAGLEHAEARATVVMDGDLQDEPEAIPRLLAAWRSGADVVYAVRSRRQGSLLKRMAYRAFYRLLRWVSELEIPLDSGDFSLMDRRVVVALRSLPERNRFVRGLRAFVGFRQVGVECPRAERFRGRPKYTLRRLVHLALDGLVGFSGRPLLIATYCGLVFAAVSVVLIAWALAGFFVMKTTPPGWASLMIVVLVMASVQLLSLGIIGEYLRRIFLEAKGRPGYITADVRRTGVISTGRDASIPPSGPRPS; from the coding sequence ATGAGTGAGCGCGATCGGGCGGAGGTCGACGTGGTCATTCCCGTCTTCAACGAGAGCGAGAACCTGGCCGAGTTGTATCGGCGCCTCACTGCGGTCCTCACCGTGTCCTCGACCTCCCACGAGATCATCTTCGTCAACGACGGTAGCACCGACGGCAGCGGCGCGACGCTGGACGGTCTGCACGAGTCGGATCCCCGGGTGACGGTCGTTCATCTCAGCAGGAATTTCGGCCACCAGCCTGCCATTTGCGCCGGCCTCGAGCACGCCGAAGCGCGGGCCACGGTTGTCATGGACGGCGATCTGCAGGACGAGCCCGAGGCGATCCCCCGCCTGTTGGCAGCGTGGAGATCAGGCGCGGACGTCGTCTACGCGGTCCGCTCGAGACGGCAGGGATCCCTCCTCAAGCGAATGGCGTACCGCGCCTTCTATCGATTGCTGCGGTGGGTGAGCGAACTGGAGATCCCGCTCGACAGTGGCGACTTCTCGCTGATGGACCGCCGGGTCGTGGTTGCGCTCCGCAGCCTGCCGGAACGGAACCGGTTTGTCCGCGGCCTGAGGGCATTCGTTGGCTTCCGTCAGGTGGGCGTCGAGTGTCCGCGCGCGGAACGCTTCCGAGGTCGGCCCAAGTACACACTCCGCCGCCTCGTGCACCTCGCGCTCGATGGACTCGTCGGCTTCAGCGGCCGTCCCCTGTTGATCGCAACCTACTGCGGCCTGGTGTTTGCCGCCGTGTCGGTCGTGCTGATTGCGTGGGCGCTCGCCGGGTTCTTCGTCATGAAGACGACGCCGCCGGGCTGGGCCAGCCTCATGATCGTCGTTTTGGTGATGGCGTCCGTGCAACTCCTCAGCCTCGGCATCATCGGCGAGTATCTGCGGAGGATCTTCCTGGAAGCCAAGGGACGGCCGGGCTACATCACTGCCGATGTCAGGCGGACCGGCGTGATTTCGACCGGTCGGGACGCTTCAATCCCACCGTCCGGGCCACGGCCATCATGA
- a CDS encoding nucleotide pyrophosphohydrolase, whose amino-acid sequence MPTTIDALTAEIRAFRDARDWKQFHNPKELAVAITAEAGELLQHFVWQDPDQSNRRIVDHRSEIESEIADVAILLFELADNSKIDLAAAMRRKLRQNEVRYPVEKARGSNRKYDEL is encoded by the coding sequence ATGCCCACCACGATCGACGCCCTGACCGCGGAGATTCGCGCGTTTCGCGACGCGCGCGACTGGAAGCAGTTCCACAACCCGAAGGAGTTGGCCGTTGCCATCACGGCTGAGGCGGGCGAACTGCTCCAGCACTTCGTCTGGCAGGATCCCGACCAGTCGAACCGCCGCATCGTGGACCACCGTTCGGAGATCGAATCGGAGATCGCAGACGTCGCGATTCTCCTCTTCGAGCTCGCCGACAACTCCAAGATTGACCTCGCGGCTGCCATGCGCAGGAAGCTCCGCCAGAACGAGGTGCGGTATCCGGTGGAGAAGGCCCGGGGCTCGAACCGAAAGTACGACGAGCTGTGA